A single Sutterella megalosphaeroides DNA region contains:
- the rplX gene encoding 50S ribosomal protein L24 — translation MQRIRKGDEVIVIAGRDKGTKGTVLSRVDDRHVIVEGVNVVKKCVRPNPTLGVTGGIVDKTMPIDQSNVMLVNPATGKGDRVGFKEVDGKKVRVFKSNGAVVGAKAE, via the coding sequence ATGCAGCGTATCCGTAAGGGTGACGAAGTCATCGTCATTGCTGGCCGCGACAAGGGCACGAAGGGCACCGTCCTCTCCCGCGTCGATGACCGCCACGTCATTGTCGAAGGCGTTAACGTCGTCAAGAAGTGTGTTCGTCCGAATCCCACCCTCGGCGTGACCGGCGGTATCGTCGACAAGACGATGCCCATCGATCAGTCGAACGTCATGCTGGTCAATCCGGCTACCGGTAAGGGTGACCGCGTCGGCTTCAAGGAAGTCGACGGCAAGAAGGTTCGCGTGTTCAAGTCGAACGGCGCTGTTGTCGGCGCCAAGGCCGAATGA
- the rplW gene encoding 50S ribosomal protein L23 encodes MNQERLMKVLVGPVISEKSTMVAEKHNQVSFVVVPNATKTEVKAAVEMLFNVHVNSVQILNLKGKQKRFGRFMGKRNDVRKAIVSVAKGEEINFAQEVK; translated from the coding sequence ATGAACCAGGAACGTCTGATGAAGGTGCTCGTCGGCCCCGTGATCTCTGAAAAGTCCACGATGGTTGCCGAGAAGCACAACCAGGTCTCTTTCGTTGTCGTTCCGAACGCCACGAAGACCGAAGTTAAGGCTGCTGTTGAAATGCTCTTCAACGTGCACGTCAACTCCGTTCAAATTCTTAACCTGAAGGGCAAGCAGAAGCGCTTCGGCCGTTTCATGGGCAAGCGCAACGACGTTCGTAAGGCGATCGTCTCCGTTGCCAAGGGTGAAGAAATCAACTTCGCGCAAGAGGTGAAGTAA
- the rpmD gene encoding 50S ribosomal protein L30, whose amino-acid sequence MSEKKTVKVTLVKSPIGTKADHRATLAGLGLKKLNQSRVLEDTPAVRGMINKVAYLVRAE is encoded by the coding sequence ATGTCCGAAAAGAAGACCGTTAAGGTTACTCTGGTTAAGAGCCCCATCGGTACGAAGGCGGATCACCGTGCCACGCTCGCTGGCCTGGGCTTGAAGAAGCTCAACCAGTCGCGCGTTCTCGAAGATACGCCCGCCGTGCGCGGCATGATCAACAAGGTTGCGTACCTCGTGCGCGCCGAATGA
- the rplB gene encoding 50S ribosomal protein L2 — MALVKLKPTSAGRRHAVKVVNKELHKGKPWAALVEKKNRGSGRNNNGHITCRHKGGGAKRAYRIIDFKRQKDGVPARVERIEYDPNRSANIALVLYADGERRYIIAPKGLTVGQEIMNGPESPIKVGNTLPLRNIPVGSTIHCIELLPGKGAQMVRAAGAFAQLVAREGEYAQIRLRSGEVRRVLIECRATIGTVGNEENSLRELGKAGAKRWRGIRPTVRGVAMNPVDHPHGGGEGKTGTGRAPVTPWGQLTKGYRTRNSKRTDSMIVSRRNRK, encoded by the coding sequence ATGGCTCTCGTCAAACTCAAGCCGACTTCCGCCGGTCGCCGTCACGCGGTCAAGGTTGTCAACAAGGAGCTCCACAAGGGCAAGCCCTGGGCCGCTCTCGTTGAGAAGAAGAATCGCGGCTCGGGCCGTAACAACAACGGCCACATCACCTGCCGCCACAAGGGTGGCGGTGCCAAGCGCGCCTACCGTATCATCGACTTCAAGCGTCAGAAGGACGGCGTGCCCGCCCGCGTCGAACGCATTGAATACGATCCGAACCGTTCCGCCAACATCGCTCTCGTGCTCTACGCCGACGGCGAACGCCGCTACATCATCGCCCCGAAGGGCCTGACGGTCGGCCAGGAAATCATGAACGGCCCGGAATCCCCGATCAAGGTCGGCAACACGCTTCCGCTGCGTAACATCCCGGTCGGTTCGACGATTCACTGCATCGAACTCCTCCCGGGCAAGGGCGCCCAGATGGTTCGTGCCGCCGGTGCTTTCGCTCAGCTCGTCGCTCGCGAAGGCGAATACGCTCAGATTCGTCTGCGCTCCGGTGAAGTCCGTCGCGTTCTCATTGAATGCCGCGCCACGATCGGCACGGTCGGCAATGAAGAAAACAGCCTCCGCGAACTCGGCAAGGCCGGTGCGAAGCGCTGGCGCGGTATCCGTCCGACGGTCCGTGGCGTTGCCATGAACCCGGTCGACCATCCGCACGGCGGCGGCGAAGGCAAGACCGGTACCGGTCGTGCTCCTGTCACGCCTTGGGGTCAGCTCACCAAGGGCTACCGCACCCGCAACAGCAAGCGCACCGATTCCATGATCGTGTCGCGTCGTAACCGCAAGTAA
- the rpsS gene encoding 30S ribosomal protein S19, with protein sequence MSRSLKKGPFVDGHLMKKVEAAQASRDKRPLKTWSRRSTILPEFIGLTIAVHNGRQHVPVYINENMVGHKLGEFALTRTFKGHAAGDKKVGK encoded by the coding sequence ATGTCTCGCTCTTTGAAGAAAGGCCCGTTCGTCGACGGGCACCTCATGAAGAAGGTCGAAGCCGCTCAGGCGAGCCGCGACAAGCGTCCGCTCAAGACCTGGTCGCGTCGTTCGACGATTCTTCCGGAATTCATTGGTCTGACCATCGCCGTCCACAACGGCCGTCAGCACGTTCCGGTGTACATCAACGAAAACATGGTCGGCCACAAGCTCGGCGAATTTGCGCTCACGCGCACGTTCAAGGGCCACGCTGCCGGTGACAAGAAGGTGGGTAAGTAA
- the rpsH gene encoding 30S ribosomal protein S8: protein MSMSDPIADMLTRIRNGQIVDKAEVVMPSSKLKVAIAKVLKDEGYIDDFAVVAENGKPELRVQLKYYAGRPVIERLERVSRPGLRIYKSSGAIPQVMNGLGIAIVSTPKGVMTDRAARAAGIGGEVLCYVA, encoded by the coding sequence ATGAGTATGAGTGATCCGATCGCCGACATGCTGACCCGCATCCGCAACGGTCAGATCGTCGACAAGGCCGAAGTGGTCATGCCTTCCTCCAAGCTGAAGGTTGCGATCGCCAAGGTTCTGAAGGATGAAGGCTACATCGATGACTTCGCTGTGGTCGCCGAAAACGGCAAGCCCGAACTTCGTGTTCAGCTCAAGTACTACGCCGGCCGCCCCGTGATCGAACGCCTCGAACGCGTTTCCCGTCCTGGCCTCCGTATCTACAAGAGCTCCGGCGCCATTCCCCAGGTGATGAACGGTCTCGGCATCGCGATCGTTTCCACCCCGAAGGGCGTGATGACCGACCGCGCTGCCCGCGCTGCCGGCATCGGCGGTGAAGTTCTCTGCTACGTCGCCTAA
- the rpsC gene encoding 30S ribosomal protein S3 has product MGQKINPTGFRLPVTRNWTSRWYAVGREFSRTLGEDLAVRSFLQKKLRNASVSRILIERPANNARITIFSARPGIVIGKQGADIEALKAEVQKMMGVPVHVNIEEVRRPELDAQLIADGITQQLEKRVMFRRAMKRAMQNAMRLGALGIKIMSSGRLNGADIARSEWYREGRVPLHTLRANIDYGFSEAHTTYGVVGVKVWVYKGDNFNAEALEAQAPREDRRSRRPGDRAGKPGARRNNGRRNEMKQDRPARKPAAKDGE; this is encoded by the coding sequence ATGGGTCAGAAAATTAATCCCACCGGCTTCCGTCTTCCCGTGACGCGCAACTGGACGTCGCGTTGGTACGCGGTTGGCCGCGAATTCTCCCGCACGCTCGGTGAAGACCTCGCTGTCCGCAGCTTCCTCCAGAAGAAGCTTCGCAACGCCAGCGTGAGCCGCATCCTCATCGAACGTCCGGCGAACAACGCTCGCATCACGATCTTCTCGGCTCGTCCCGGTATCGTGATCGGCAAGCAGGGCGCCGACATCGAAGCGCTTAAGGCCGAAGTTCAGAAGATGATGGGCGTGCCCGTTCACGTCAACATCGAAGAAGTTCGTCGTCCCGAACTCGACGCTCAGCTGATCGCCGACGGCATCACGCAGCAGCTCGAAAAGCGCGTCATGTTCCGCCGTGCCATGAAGCGCGCGATGCAGAACGCCATGCGTCTCGGTGCCCTCGGCATCAAGATCATGTCCTCGGGCCGTCTGAACGGCGCCGACATCGCCCGTTCCGAATGGTACCGCGAAGGCCGCGTGCCCCTGCACACGCTTCGCGCGAACATCGACTACGGCTTCTCCGAAGCGCACACGACGTACGGCGTCGTGGGCGTCAAGGTCTGGGTCTACAAGGGCGACAACTTCAACGCCGAAGCCCTCGAAGCTCAGGCTCCCCGTGAAGACCGCCGCAGCCGCCGCCCGGGCGACCGTGCCGGCAAGCCCGGTGCGCGCCGCAACAACGGCCGCCGCAACGAAATGAAGCAGGACCGCCCCGCGCGCAAGCCTGCTGCTAAGGACGGAGAATAA
- the rplC gene encoding 50S ribosomal protein L3 yields MSDKLGLVGRKIGMTRIFTEDGVSVPVTVLDVSNNRVTMVKTVETDGYNAIQVAFGSKKPSRVSKPLAGHFAKAGVEAGSTLKEFHIDAEKVAEFKPGMTLSCEMFTEGQKVDVTGTTIGKGFAGAIKRHHFSSNRASHGNSVTTRAPGSIGNRQDPGRVFPGKRMAGHLGDVQRTTQNLVIARVDTERQLLLVRGAVPGAKGGEVIVRPAVKA; encoded by the coding sequence ATGAGTGATAAGCTCGGCCTCGTCGGTCGTAAGATCGGCATGACGCGTATTTTCACGGAAGACGGCGTGTCCGTGCCCGTGACCGTGCTCGACGTGTCGAACAACCGTGTCACGATGGTGAAGACGGTCGAAACCGACGGCTACAATGCAATCCAGGTCGCGTTCGGCTCCAAGAAGCCCTCGCGTGTGAGCAAGCCCCTTGCCGGCCATTTTGCCAAGGCCGGCGTCGAAGCGGGTTCGACGCTCAAAGAGTTCCATATCGATGCCGAAAAGGTCGCCGAATTCAAGCCCGGCATGACCCTCTCGTGCGAAATGTTCACGGAAGGCCAGAAGGTCGACGTGACCGGCACGACCATCGGTAAGGGTTTCGCTGGCGCCATCAAGCGCCACCACTTCTCGTCCAACCGCGCTTCCCACGGTAACTCCGTGACGACCCGCGCTCCCGGCTCCATCGGTAACCGCCAGGACCCGGGCCGTGTGTTCCCCGGTAAGCGTATGGCCGGCCATCTGGGCGATGTGCAGCGCACGACTCAGAATCTCGTGATCGCGCGTGTCGACACTGAACGTCAGCTTCTGCTGGTTCGCGGTGCGGTCCCCGGCGCTAAGGGCGGCGAAGTCATCGTCCGTCCGGCTGTTAAGGCGTAA
- the rplV gene encoding 50S ribosomal protein L22 encodes METTAIVRGVRLSAQKGRLVADLVRGKPVDKALAILTFTQKKAAVIIKKALESAIANAEHNDGADIDTLVVTKIHVEKAATLRRFAARAKGRGTRINKQTSHIYISVGDAKAK; translated from the coding sequence ATGGAAACTACTGCTATCGTCCGTGGTGTCCGCCTGTCGGCCCAGAAGGGTCGTTTGGTTGCTGACCTCGTTCGCGGCAAGCCCGTGGACAAGGCCCTCGCCATCCTCACCTTCACGCAGAAGAAGGCCGCGGTCATCATCAAGAAGGCTCTCGAAAGCGCCATCGCGAATGCCGAGCACAATGACGGTGCCGACATCGACACGCTCGTCGTGACCAAGATCCATGTGGAAAAGGCTGCCACGTTGCGCCGTTTCGCCGCTCGCGCCAAGGGCCGCGGCACGCGCATCAACAAGCAGACCAGCCATATCTATATCTCCGTCGGCGACGCGAAAGCTAAGTAA
- the rpsE gene encoding 30S ribosomal protein S5 produces the protein MAKVQAKNAVVDEQDEGLREKMIAVNRVTKVVKGGRILAFAALTVVGDGDGSVGMGTGKSREVPQSVSKAMERARHTMKRVPLKNGTIHHAVEGRHGASRVIMMPAPEGTGVIAGGPMRAVCDAVGIRNVVAKAYGSTNPYNLVRATLKALDNLRSPAEIAAKRGKTVEELLG, from the coding sequence ATGGCTAAGGTTCAAGCTAAAAACGCTGTGGTCGACGAACAGGACGAAGGCCTGCGTGAAAAGATGATCGCGGTCAACCGCGTCACCAAGGTTGTTAAGGGTGGTCGCATCCTCGCGTTCGCCGCTCTTACGGTTGTCGGCGACGGCGACGGTTCGGTCGGTATGGGTACGGGCAAGTCCCGCGAAGTGCCGCAGTCCGTCTCCAAGGCGATGGAACGTGCCCGTCACACGATGAAGCGCGTCCCGCTCAAGAACGGCACGATTCATCACGCCGTCGAAGGTCGTCACGGCGCTTCCCGCGTCATCATGATGCCCGCCCCCGAAGGCACCGGCGTGATCGCCGGCGGCCCGATGCGCGCCGTTTGCGATGCCGTCGGCATCCGCAACGTCGTTGCCAAGGCTTACGGTTCCACGAACCCCTACAACCTGGTTCGTGCCACTCTGAAGGCTCTCGACAATCTGCGCAGCCCGGCGGAAATCGCCGCCAAGCGCGGTAAGACCGTCGAAGAGCTCCTCGGCTAA
- the rpmC gene encoding 50S ribosomal protein L29 yields MNAKEMRAKDEAALKQELNDLLKTEFKLRIQKSTQQLQNTASLRATRRDIARARTILTQKATTK; encoded by the coding sequence ATGAACGCTAAGGAAATGCGCGCCAAGGATGAGGCCGCGCTCAAGCAGGAACTCAACGATCTTCTGAAGACGGAATTCAAGCTCCGCATCCAGAAGTCCACCCAGCAGCTCCAGAATACGGCTTCGCTGCGTGCTACGCGTCGTGACATCGCGCGTGCCCGCACGATCCTTACCCAGAAGGCGACCACGAAATGA
- the rplO gene encoding 50S ribosomal protein L15: MRLNTIKPAEGSKHARHRVGRGVGSGWGKTAGRGHKGQKSRAGGFHKVGFEGGQMPMYRRLPKRGFTSLTRKFCEVVRLSDLERLGVEEIDLAVLKDAGVVSALAQNARVILSGSITRKVTVRGLGVTKGARAAIEAAGGAIAD, encoded by the coding sequence ATGCGTTTGAATACGATCAAGCCCGCTGAGGGCTCGAAGCACGCCCGTCATCGCGTCGGGCGCGGCGTCGGCAGCGGCTGGGGCAAGACCGCCGGTCGCGGCCACAAGGGTCAGAAGTCCCGTGCTGGCGGCTTCCACAAGGTTGGTTTCGAAGGCGGCCAGATGCCGATGTATCGCCGCCTCCCGAAGCGCGGCTTCACGTCGCTTACCCGCAAGTTCTGCGAGGTGGTGCGTCTGTCCGACTTGGAACGTCTGGGCGTTGAAGAAATCGATCTCGCCGTCCTCAAGGACGCCGGCGTCGTTTCCGCTCTCGCTCAGAACGCCCGCGTGATCCTCTCGGGTAGCATCACCCGCAAGGTCACCGTGCGTGGTCTCGGCGTCACCAAGGGTGCCCGCGCTGCCATCGAAGCGGCCGGCGGCGCCATTGCTGACTAA
- the rplN gene encoding 50S ribosomal protein L14, with product MIQMQSRLDVADNTGARSVMCIKVLGGSKRRYANIGDVIKVTVKEAAPRGRVKKGEVYNAVVVRTAHGVRRADGSSINFDGNAAVLLNNKLEPIGTRIFGPVTRELRTEQFMKIVSLAPEVI from the coding sequence ATGATTCAGATGCAAAGCCGACTGGACGTCGCCGATAACACCGGTGCGCGTTCGGTGATGTGTATCAAGGTGTTGGGCGGCTCCAAGCGCCGTTATGCCAACATCGGTGACGTCATCAAGGTGACTGTCAAGGAAGCGGCCCCCCGCGGCCGTGTCAAGAAGGGCGAAGTTTACAACGCGGTCGTCGTTCGTACCGCTCACGGTGTTCGCCGCGCGGACGGTTCGTCGATCAACTTCGACGGCAACGCCGCCGTTCTTCTCAACAACAAGCTGGAGCCGATCGGCACCCGCATCTTCGGGCCGGTGACGCGTGAACTGCGTACCGAGCAGTTCATGAAGATCGTGTCGCTTGCTCCTGAAGTTATCTAA
- the rpsQ gene encoding 30S ribosomal protein S17 produces MTEQTNEALTRTLQGTVTSSKMEKTVTVLVERKVKHPLYGKYVLKSKKYHAHDELGCGEGDKVEIAETRPMSKTKSWVVTRVISKAEVL; encoded by the coding sequence ATGACCGAACAGACCAATGAAGCTCTGACCCGTACCCTCCAGGGCACGGTGACCAGCAGCAAGATGGAAAAGACCGTTACGGTTCTCGTGGAACGTAAGGTCAAGCATCCGCTGTATGGCAAGTACGTTCTCAAGAGCAAGAAGTATCATGCTCATGACGAACTCGGCTGCGGTGAAGGCGACAAGGTCGAAATCGCGGAAACGCGTCCGATGTCCAAGACCAAGTCTTGGGTCGTGACCCGCGTGATTTCGAAGGCCGAAGTGCTTTAA
- the rplD gene encoding 50S ribosomal protein L4, with protein MELNVLNEQGKTVAAADAVFGREYNEALVHQIVVAFQANARLGTRAQLTRAEVHHSTKKPWRQKGTGRARSGMTSSPVWRGGGRAFPNSPVENFSQKVNKKMFRAAMATIYSKLVADERLTVVETIKADLPKTKAFADQLKTMGLNTKTLIIVEDEELSDNLILASRNMKDVLVVPPRYADPLCLLYFDKIVVTKAAVAQIEEMLA; from the coding sequence ATGGAACTGAATGTCCTGAACGAGCAGGGTAAGACGGTTGCGGCCGCCGACGCCGTGTTCGGTCGTGAATACAACGAAGCCCTGGTCCACCAGATCGTGGTGGCTTTCCAGGCCAATGCGCGTCTCGGCACGCGCGCTCAGCTCACGCGAGCTGAGGTCCACCACTCCACGAAGAAGCCCTGGCGTCAGAAGGGTACGGGTCGTGCCCGTTCCGGTATGACGTCCTCGCCCGTGTGGCGTGGGGGCGGCCGTGCGTTCCCGAACTCGCCGGTCGAAAACTTCAGCCAGAAGGTCAACAAGAAGATGTTCCGCGCTGCGATGGCTACGATCTACTCGAAGCTCGTCGCCGACGAACGTCTGACGGTTGTCGAAACCATCAAGGCTGATCTCCCGAAGACGAAGGCTTTTGCCGATCAGCTCAAGACGATGGGCCTCAACACGAAGACCCTCATCATCGTCGAAGACGAAGAGCTCAGCGACAACCTCATCCTCGCGTCGCGCAACATGAAGGACGTTCTCGTCGTCCCGCCGCGCTACGCCGATCCGCTCTGCCTCCTTTACTTCGACAAGATCGTTGTCACGAAGGCGGCTGTCGCCCAGATTGAGGAGATGTTGGCATGA
- the rplE gene encoding 50S ribosomal protein L5: MSRFSSLYQDTIVPELTKKFGYKTVMQVPRITKITLNMGVGEAVNDKKLVDNAVADMTKIAGQKPVITRTRKAIANFKIRENMPIGCMVTLRGERMYDFLDRLVTVAFPRVRDFRGVSGRAFDGRGNYNIGLKEQIIFPEIEYDKIDALRGMNISITTTAKTDEEAKALLAGFNFPFRN; encoded by the coding sequence ATGTCGCGTTTTAGTTCTCTTTATCAGGACACGATCGTCCCCGAACTCACCAAGAAGTTCGGCTACAAGACCGTCATGCAGGTTCCCCGCATCACCAAGATCACCCTCAACATGGGTGTCGGTGAAGCCGTGAACGACAAGAAGCTCGTCGACAACGCCGTCGCCGACATGACCAAGATCGCCGGCCAGAAGCCTGTGATCACCCGCACCCGCAAGGCCATCGCGAACTTCAAGATTCGCGAAAACATGCCCATCGGCTGCATGGTCACGCTCCGCGGCGAACGCATGTACGACTTCCTTGACCGTCTCGTTACGGTTGCCTTCCCCCGCGTTCGCGACTTCCGCGGCGTGTCGGGTCGCGCCTTCGACGGCCGCGGCAACTACAACATCGGCCTCAAGGAACAGATCATCTTCCCGGAAATCGAATACGACAAGATCGACGCTCTCCGCGGGATGAACATTTCGATTACCACGACGGCGAAGACCGACGAAGAAGCCAAGGCGCTTCTTGCCGGTTTCAACTTCCCGTTCCGCAACTAA
- the rpsN gene encoding 30S ribosomal protein S14 yields MAKLALINREAKRAATVAKFAAKRAALKAIINDATRSMEERLEARAKLQALPRDASPVRQRNRCALTGRPRGTFRKFGLCRGMIRDAAMRGDIPGLVKASW; encoded by the coding sequence ATGGCAAAACTTGCTCTGATTAACCGCGAAGCCAAGCGCGCCGCTACGGTCGCCAAGTTCGCGGCCAAGCGCGCCGCCCTCAAGGCTATTATCAACGACGCTACCCGCTCGATGGAAGAGCGCCTGGAAGCCCGCGCCAAGCTGCAGGCTCTCCCGCGCGACGCGAGCCCGGTCCGCCAGCGCAACCGCTGCGCCCTGACCGGTCGTCCCCGTGGCACGTTCCGCAAGTTCGGTCTGTGCCGCGGCATGATCCGTGATGCCGCCATGCGCGGTGACATTCCCGGCCTTGTCAAGGCCAGCTGGTAA
- the rplP gene encoding 50S ribosomal protein L16: MLQPNRRKYRKDQKGRNYGLATRGANVSFGEFGLKTLERGRITARQIEAARRAITRHIKRGGRVWIRVFPDKPISSKPAEVRMGNGKGNPEYWVALVQPGRVLYEMDGVDEQLAREAFALAAAKLPVKTTFVVRQIGM, from the coding sequence ATGCTGCAACCGAATCGTCGCAAATATCGTAAGGACCAGAAGGGCCGCAACTACGGTCTCGCCACCCGTGGCGCGAACGTTTCGTTCGGTGAATTCGGTCTGAAGACGCTCGAACGCGGCCGCATCACGGCTCGCCAGATCGAAGCTGCCCGTCGCGCCATCACGCGCCACATCAAGCGCGGTGGTCGCGTTTGGATCCGCGTGTTCCCGGACAAGCCCATCTCGAGCAAGCCCGCCGAAGTCCGAATGGGTAACGGTAAGGGTAATCCCGAATACTGGGTCGCGCTCGTTCAGCCGGGCCGCGTGCTCTATGAAATGGACGGGGTTGACGAACAGCTCGCCCGCGAAGCCTTCGCGCTCGCCGCGGCCAAGCTGCCCGTGAAGACCACGTTCGTTGTCCGCCAGATCGGCATGTAA
- the rplR gene encoding 50S ribosomal protein L18, translating to MINKKQSRLRRARATRARILLQKVDRLTVHRTNLHIYASIISADNRRTLVSASTLEPEVRAQLASVTGRGGNIAAAKIVGARLAEKAKAAGIESCAFDRSGYRYHGRVAALAEAAREAGLKF from the coding sequence ATGATCAACAAGAAACAAAGCCGCTTGCGCCGCGCGCGTGCCACGCGTGCCCGCATTCTCTTGCAGAAGGTCGATCGCCTGACGGTCCATCGCACCAACCTGCACATTTACGCCAGCATCATTTCCGCGGACAACCGCCGCACCCTGGTTTCGGCCTCGACGCTCGAACCCGAAGTGCGCGCGCAGCTCGCGTCCGTCACGGGCCGCGGCGGCAACATTGCCGCTGCCAAGATCGTTGGTGCCCGTCTTGCCGAAAAGGCGAAGGCCGCCGGTATCGAATCCTGCGCCTTTGACCGTTCCGGCTACCGTTACCATGGCCGTGTCGCCGCGCTCGCTGAAGCCGCGCGCGAAGCCGGCCTCAAGTTCTAA
- the rpsJ gene encoding 30S ribosomal protein S10 translates to MQSQRIRIRLKAYDYKLIDQSALEIVDTAKRTGAVVRGPVPLPTRIQRFDILRSPHVNKTSRDQLEIRTHQRLMDIVDPTDKTVDALMKLDLPAGVDVKIKVQ, encoded by the coding sequence ATGCAGTCTCAGCGCATTCGCATCCGCCTCAAGGCGTACGACTACAAGTTGATCGATCAGTCGGCTCTTGAAATCGTTGACACCGCCAAGCGCACCGGCGCCGTCGTTCGCGGCCCCGTTCCGCTCCCCACCCGCATCCAGCGTTTCGACATTCTCCGTTCGCCGCACGTCAACAAGACCTCGCGCGACCAGCTCGAAATCCGCACGCACCAGCGTCTCATGGACATCGTTGATCCCACCGACAAGACGGTTGACGCGCTCATGAAGCTCGATCTTCCCGCCGGCGTCGACGTCAAGATCAAGGTCCAGTAA
- the rplF gene encoding 50S ribosomal protein L6, translated as MSRIAKIPVSIAKGVTYTLTEENISVKGPVGEVSMHILPKVAIKEEDGHLHFSQLDESREANANVGTMRALVADMVKGCSVGFEKKLQLVGVGYRAQAQGDKLNLSLGFSHPVVHQMPAGVKVETPSQTEIVIKGADKQKVGQTAAEVRAYRAPEPYKGKGVRYADEVVIIKETKKK; from the coding sequence ATGAGCCGAATTGCTAAGATTCCCGTTTCCATCGCCAAGGGCGTGACGTACACGCTCACCGAGGAAAACATCTCCGTGAAGGGTCCCGTCGGCGAAGTGTCGATGCACATCCTTCCGAAGGTTGCGATCAAGGAAGAAGACGGTCACCTCCACTTCTCCCAGCTTGATGAATCCCGTGAAGCCAACGCCAACGTCGGTACGATGCGTGCGCTCGTCGCCGACATGGTCAAGGGCTGCTCGGTCGGTTTCGAAAAGAAGCTCCAGCTCGTGGGCGTGGGCTACCGTGCCCAGGCTCAGGGCGACAAGCTCAACCTGTCGCTCGGTTTCTCCCACCCCGTCGTGCACCAGATGCCCGCCGGCGTGAAGGTTGAAACGCCCAGCCAGACCGAAATCGTGATCAAGGGTGCCGACAAGCAGAAGGTCGGTCAGACCGCTGCCGAAGTCCGCGCTTACCGTGCTCCCGAACCCTACAAGGGCAAGGGCGTCCGTTACGCCGACGAAGTCGTCATCATCAAGGAAACCAAGAAGAAGTAA